A genomic region of Halichondria panicea chromosome 5, odHalPani1.1, whole genome shotgun sequence contains the following coding sequences:
- the LOC135336610 gene encoding leucine-rich melanocyte differentiation-associated protein-like codes for MATSSAGNEQDVMYSLAYRGFKELPRELIPRLSGVTYLDLSNNELSDLRSLFELTDLCTLILDTNRIHSHSVFPPLPKLKILWVNKNEIKNLSIFIGNVAQCCPNLYQLSMMNNEAAPSYFNGGSKKDYEDYRQYVLSHLPKLRHLDDSKVTNQEREEAAKVYGRRRFNQTLRRRDSTVKGRSRSSSVQTLPRPRHS; via the exons ATGGCTACAtccagtgcaggcaatgaacaAGATGTCATGTACAGTTTGGCCTACCGTGGCTTTAAGGAGCTACCCAGAGAGCTTATACCGAGATTATCCGGCGTTACTTATCTTGACCTGAGCAACAATGAACTATC AGACCTTCGCTCGCTATTCGAGCTCACTGACCTTTGCACCCTAATACTGGATACAAACCGGATACACTCACACTCTGTATTTCCACCGCTACCAAAACTAAAAATCCTATGGGTCAACAAAAACGAAATAAAAAACCTGTCAATATTCATCGGCAACGTAGCTCAGTGCTGTCCTAACTTATACCAGTTATCCATGATGAATAACGAGGCTGCTCCGAGTTACTTCAATGGAGGCAGTAAAAAAGATTATGAAGATTATAG acaATATGTTCTCAGTCACCTCCCAAAGTTACGTCACCTTGACGACAGCAAAGTAACCAATCAGGAGAGAGAAGAAGCCGCTAAAGTGTACGGAAGACGGAGATTCAATCAAACACTACGAAGACGTGATTCAACTGTCAAG ggacgatctagatctagctctgtACAGACTCTGCCAAGACCAAGACACAGTTAA
- the LOC135336478 gene encoding uncharacterized protein LOC135336478 isoform X1 produces the protein MQLKLNGMDEEIVSQASAKDFTIHHVIETTHHYLVVAAICTIEKIQDQNKLYTVKVLFDDQSEREKDIFDNELQILSALPSHRNIVHCHSNFISILPESFLKCLPQLKTTEQREVIQVRRQFIVCDYYAQNLSDWLSKKTFPLRLEDVLKLAEQILSIFKHLKESRICHLKIEPSNFQMTESDKIVISDFQHAVQFEDESFLLPCQRAELISDDDSAYLAPEVMNQLYQCGGNSSISDATIDCSSQSSFAAGVLIMSISTGTHPLPAGYPTTYTDSSNNITYSKANIIPLPRTYPKSFHSIVQDLLVCEPERRLCVSEALNQLKVCCSKRKTVSLSELRGLSGREEGSESALLKAAHAERDCAIMERDHVLTQRDEALQLRDAALVEREEAILERDDTIAVVERLSEQCEKMSSEFQSMEDHCELLLKEIEQLRIDRDSAVQASASAYQAGELLRDQLSLVTRERDIAQAKVEELRDVVTKAQPEEQVMDCTCCHKFFLESRNTSTSCNWHTGVKCVIITTKIMLLYFPHTLDRLVSFTNTESKSHCNCHYVSLTPPPSHTHTCIY, from the exons atgcaactaAAGCTGAATGGAATGGACGAGGAAATTGTCTCACAAGCATCAGCCAAGGACTTCACCATTCATCACGTAATTGAAACCACCCATCACTATCTGGTGGTTGCAGCCATCTGTACTATAGAGAAAATTCAAGATCAAAACAAGCTCTACACTGTAAAGGTACTATTTGACGATCAGTCAGAAAGGGAAAAAGACATCTTCGACAATGAGCTGCAAATTTTGTCAGCATTGCCTTCGCATCGAAATATTGTCCACTGCCATTCAAattttatcagtattcttccCGAGTCGTTCTTAAAATGTCTACCACAACTCAAAACGACCGAGCAAAGGGAGGTGATCCAAGTCAGAAGACAATTTATTGTATGTGACTACTATGCTCAGAATTTATCTGATTGGTTATCGAAAAAAACATTTCCGTTGCGTTTGGAGGATGTCTTGAAACTAGCCGAGCAAATTTTGAGTATTTTCAAACATTTGAAAGAAAGCCGAATTTGTCACCTCAAGATTGAACCGAGTAATTTTCAAATGACAGAAAGCGATAAGATTGTAATCAGTGACTTTCAACATGCAGTGCAGTTTGAAGATGAATCATTTCTACTTCCCTGTCAGCGAGCAGAGCTAATTTCTGATGATGATAGTGCGTACCTTGCGCCTGAGGTCATGAATCAGCTGTACCAGTGTGGAGGAAATTCATCAATATCAG ATGCTACGATTGACTGCTCTTCACAATCGTCGTTTGCAGCAGGCGTCCTCATTATGTCAATCAGTACAGGAACACACCCACTACCAGCTGGCTACCCCACCACCTACACAGACAGTAGCAACAACATCACCTACAGTAAAGCGAATATAATCCCTCTACCGAGAACCTACCCGAAGAGTTTCCACTCCATCGTTCAAGACCTGCTAGTGTGTGAGCCTGAGAGGCGATTGTGCGTGAGTGAGGCTCTGAACCAGCTCAAGGTGTGCTGCTCAAAGAGGAAGACTGTCAGCCTCTCTGAGCTCAGGGGATTGTCAGGCAGAGAGGAGGGAAGTGAAAGT GCTCTATTGAAGGCTGCACATGCTGAGAGAGACTGTGCAATAATGGAGAGAGATCACGTACTCACTCAAAGAGACGAGGCATTGCAGCTCAGAGATGCTGCGCTAGTTGAGAGAGAAGAGGCCATCTTGGAGAGAGATGATACAATAGCCGTGGTGGAGAGGCTGTCTGAACAGTGTGAGAAGATGTCTAGTGAGTTCCAATCAATGGAAGATCACTGCGAACTATTGCTCAAAGAAATCgagcag CTCCGCATTGATCGGGACAGTGCAGTACAAGCCAGTGCTAGTGCCTACCAAGCTGGGGAGCTGCTCAGAGATCAGCTGTCACTGGTAACCAGGGAGAGGGACATAGCACAAGCAAAG GTGGAAGAGCTTCGAGATGTAGTAACCAAGGCGCAACCTGAGGAACAGGTTAT GGACTGTACATGTTGTCACAAGTTCTTTCTGGAGTCTAGGAATACTTCAACTTCATGCAACTGGCATACTGGGGTAAAATGCGTAATTATTACTACTAAAATAATGTTACTTTATTTTCCACACACACTCGATCGTCTGGTCTCATTCACAAATACAGAAAGTAAGTCTCATTGTAATTGTCACTATGTatcactcaccccccccccctcccacacacacacatgtatatactaa
- the LOC135336478 gene encoding uncharacterized protein LOC135336478 isoform X2 produces MQLKLNGMDEEIVSQASAKDFTIHHVIETTHHYLVVAAICTIEKIQDQNKLYTVKVLFDDQSEREKDIFDNELQILSALPSHRNIVHCHSNFISILPESFLKCLPQLKTTEQREVIQVRRQFIVCDYYAQNLSDWLSKKTFPLRLEDVLKLAEQILSIFKHLKESRICHLKIEPSNFQMTESDKIVISDFQHAVQFEDESFLLPCQRAELISDDDSAYLAPEVMNQLYQCGGNSSISDATIDCSSQSSFAAGVLIMSISTGTHPLPAGYPTTYTDSSNNITYSKANIIPLPRTYPKSFHSIVQDLLVCEPERRLCVSEALNQLKVCCSKRKTVSLSELRGLSGREEGSESALLKAAHAERDCAIMERDHVLTQRDEALQLRDAALVEREEAILERDDTIAVVERLSEQCEKMSSEFQSMEDHCELLLKEIEQLRIDRDSAVQASASAYQAGELLRDQLSLVTRERDIAQAKVEELRDVVTKAQPEEQVMDCTCCHKFFLESRNTSTSCNWHTGVKCVIITTKIMLLYFPHTLDRLVSFTNTEIRKLIIIIISIKYSA; encoded by the exons atgcaactaAAGCTGAATGGAATGGACGAGGAAATTGTCTCACAAGCATCAGCCAAGGACTTCACCATTCATCACGTAATTGAAACCACCCATCACTATCTGGTGGTTGCAGCCATCTGTACTATAGAGAAAATTCAAGATCAAAACAAGCTCTACACTGTAAAGGTACTATTTGACGATCAGTCAGAAAGGGAAAAAGACATCTTCGACAATGAGCTGCAAATTTTGTCAGCATTGCCTTCGCATCGAAATATTGTCCACTGCCATTCAAattttatcagtattcttccCGAGTCGTTCTTAAAATGTCTACCACAACTCAAAACGACCGAGCAAAGGGAGGTGATCCAAGTCAGAAGACAATTTATTGTATGTGACTACTATGCTCAGAATTTATCTGATTGGTTATCGAAAAAAACATTTCCGTTGCGTTTGGAGGATGTCTTGAAACTAGCCGAGCAAATTTTGAGTATTTTCAAACATTTGAAAGAAAGCCGAATTTGTCACCTCAAGATTGAACCGAGTAATTTTCAAATGACAGAAAGCGATAAGATTGTAATCAGTGACTTTCAACATGCAGTGCAGTTTGAAGATGAATCATTTCTACTTCCCTGTCAGCGAGCAGAGCTAATTTCTGATGATGATAGTGCGTACCTTGCGCCTGAGGTCATGAATCAGCTGTACCAGTGTGGAGGAAATTCATCAATATCAG ATGCTACGATTGACTGCTCTTCACAATCGTCGTTTGCAGCAGGCGTCCTCATTATGTCAATCAGTACAGGAACACACCCACTACCAGCTGGCTACCCCACCACCTACACAGACAGTAGCAACAACATCACCTACAGTAAAGCGAATATAATCCCTCTACCGAGAACCTACCCGAAGAGTTTCCACTCCATCGTTCAAGACCTGCTAGTGTGTGAGCCTGAGAGGCGATTGTGCGTGAGTGAGGCTCTGAACCAGCTCAAGGTGTGCTGCTCAAAGAGGAAGACTGTCAGCCTCTCTGAGCTCAGGGGATTGTCAGGCAGAGAGGAGGGAAGTGAAAGT GCTCTATTGAAGGCTGCACATGCTGAGAGAGACTGTGCAATAATGGAGAGAGATCACGTACTCACTCAAAGAGACGAGGCATTGCAGCTCAGAGATGCTGCGCTAGTTGAGAGAGAAGAGGCCATCTTGGAGAGAGATGATACAATAGCCGTGGTGGAGAGGCTGTCTGAACAGTGTGAGAAGATGTCTAGTGAGTTCCAATCAATGGAAGATCACTGCGAACTATTGCTCAAAGAAATCgagcag CTCCGCATTGATCGGGACAGTGCAGTACAAGCCAGTGCTAGTGCCTACCAAGCTGGGGAGCTGCTCAGAGATCAGCTGTCACTGGTAACCAGGGAGAGGGACATAGCACAAGCAAAG GTGGAAGAGCTTCGAGATGTAGTAACCAAGGCGCAACCTGAGGAACAGGTTAT GGACTGTACATGTTGTCACAAGTTCTTTCTGGAGTCTAGGAATACTTCAACTTCATGCAACTGGCATACTGGGGTAAAATGCGTAATTATTACTACTAAAATAATGTTACTTTATTTTCCACACACACTCGATCGTCTGGTCTCATTCACAAATACAGAAA TACGtaagttaataattattattatttctaTAAAGTATAGTGCATAA
- the LOC135336507 gene encoding uncharacterized protein LOC135336507, with protein sequence MYSTKMGSNVKIIAFVLLTISMYGGLFFAVWNLHTQSTNQQNQITELQSLKSENANLQNQISELRGFVGANPNPHSSDEATVMDTLKRLTRQSGSSQSATDLLADALTELIEKKLYTIMDCDRDDADNLTDCSLKPGSKGDKGCLGDQGKEGSQGMIGEPGVKGHIGYPGHKGEVGPRGPIGDPGPMGYRGVKGDMGEIGQRGEAGVKGERGFKGHYGFPGHKGESGGPGAKGVKGDRGFGGNNGQKGEKGMTGVPGPPGPIPTIPSEACGGLGWRKVAFIDMTDTSQNCPQGLTLTGYSKRSCGAAHTGNHACSSVTFPVGGGQYSRVCGRAKAYHYGWLHSFYGYNRASHGINAQYVDGLSFTHGTPRTHIWTFGAGLYQRSGTTHGNERCPCSQGNTYSPPPFVGNDYFCESAVHSLSPIGSNIFHANDPLWDGQGCIHGNPCCQLNNPPWFTKTLPTPTTDDIEMRMCIWQTANAGNIALEQMELYVY encoded by the coding sequence atgtacagcacaaaGATGGGCTCGAATGTGAAGATTATCGCCTTTGTGCTATTGACAATTTCAATGTATGGAGGTCTATTCTTTGCTGTGTGGAATCTACATACTCAAAGTACAAACCAGCAGAACCAAATCACAGAATTGCAAAGTCTAAAATCTGAGAATGCAAACCTACAGAACCAAATCTCTGAATTGCGAGGCTTTGTCGGAGCTAATCCAAACCCCCACTCGAGTGATGAAGCCACGGTGATGGACACACTAAAGCGACTAACTCGACAATCCGGTTCCTCTCAAAGTGCTACTGATCTACTTGCTGATGCTCTGACAGAACTAATTGAAAAGAAACTCTACACTATAATGGACTGTGATAGAGATGACGCTGATAATTTAACCGACTGTTCGCTCAAGCCAGGCTCAAAGGGGGACAAGGGATGCCTGGGTGATCAAGGTAAAGAAGGCTCTCAGGGAATGATCGGAGAGCCTGGGGTCAAAGGACACATCGGCTACCCTGGTCATAAAGGGGAGGTGGGTCCAAGGGGTCCTATCGGCGATCCCGGCCCAATGGGGTACCGAGGGGTTAAAGGAGATATGGGCGAGATCGGTCAACGAGGTGAGGCGGGGGTTAAAGGCGAGCGAGGTTTTAAAGGACATTATGGTTTCCCAGGACACAAAGGCGAGAGTGGCGGGCCAGGTGCCAAGGGGGTTAAAGGAGATCGAGGCTTTGGAGGCAATAATGGACAAAAGGGAGAGAAAGGAATGACGGGAGTGCCAGGTCCACCGGGACCTATTCCCACTATTCCCTCTGAGGCGTGTGGTGGTCTTGGATGGAGGAAGGTGGCATTCATTGATATGACTGATACTAGCCAAAACTGCCCTCAAGGACTAACACTGACTGGCTACTCAAAACGATCATGTGGTGCAGCACATACAGGTAATCACGCTTGTTCATCAGTCACCTTTCCTGTTGGTGGAGGTCAATACAGTCGAGTGTGTGGGAGAGCTAAGGCTTATCACTATGGGTGGCTACATTCCTTTTATGGGTATAACCGTGCTTCACATGGTATCAATGCACAGTACGTTGATGGACTAAGCTTCACTCATGGAACACCTAGGACACACATTTGGACATTTGGAGCTGGATTATATCAACGTAGTGGTACTACCCATGGAAACGAACGTTGCCCTTGTAGCCAAGGCAACACCTACAGCCCCCCTCCTTTTGTTGGTAATGATTATTTCTGTGAGAGTGCCGTACATTCTTTGTCTCCAATTGGAAGTAACATATTTCATGCTAATGATCCACTTTGGGATGGTCAGGGCTGTATCCATGGCAACCCGTGCTGTCAGTTAAACAACCCACCATGGTTTACCAAAACACTACCAACCCCCACAACTGATGATATTGAAATGAGAATGTGCATATGGCAAACTGCAAATGCTGGTAACATTGCTCTTGAACAAATGGAACTATACGTCTACTGA
- the LOC135336490 gene encoding uncharacterized protein LOC135336490, with protein MYSTKMGSNVKIIGISVAAFVLLTITLYGGLSFAVWNLHSQTVSLKDENWNQDTELQSQIIELRSLKSENANLQNQISELRGFVGANPNPHSSDEAMVMNTLKRLTRQSGSSQSATDLLADALAELIEKKLYTIMDCARDDADNLTDCSLKPGPKGDKGCLGDQGKEGPQGMNGEPGIKGHIGYPGHKGEVGAKGPIGNPGPMGDRGVKGDMGEIGQQGEAGNKGERGLKGHYGFPGHKGENGGPGAKGVKGDRGFGGNNGQKGEKGMTGVPGPLGPIPTTQPPTTGALTTQPPTVPSEKCGGPGWRKVAFIDMTNTSQNCPQGLTLTSYSKRSCGRTHTNGQACSSVTFPVGGGQYSRVCGRAKAYHWGYLNSFLAYNRNSRGINAQYVAGLSFTHGTPRTHIWTFAAGLYQANSSNNFFFGYGYVHCPCNPGNTYSSPPFVGNDYFCESGPSSRSAIGPNIFYPDDPLWDGQGCIHGNPCCSLNNPPWFNKTLPTPTTGDIEMRMCMWEAASRANIALEQMELYVY; from the coding sequence atgtacagcacaaaGATGGGCTCGAATGTGAAGATTATCGGTATCTCAGTGGCAGCGTTTGTGCTACTGACAATCACACTATACGGAGGTCTATCCTTTGCTGTGTGGAATCTACATAGCCAAACTGTGAGTCTAAAGGATGAAAATTGGAACCAAGACACTGAATTGCAAAGTCAAATCATTGAATTGCGAAGTCTAAAATCTGAGAATGCGAACTTACAAAACCAAATCTCTGAATTGCGAGGCTTTGTCGGAGCTAATCCAAACCCCCACTCGAGTGATGAAGCCATGGTGATGAACACACTAAAGCGACTAACTCGACAATCTGGCTCCTCTCAAAGTGCTACTGATCTACTTGCTGATGCTCTGGCAGAACTAATTGAAAAGAAACTGTACACTATAATGGACTGTGCTAGAGATGACGCTGATAATTTAACCGACTGTTCGCTCAAGCCAGGCCCAAAGGGGGACAAGGGATGCCTGGGTGATCAAGGTAAAGAAGGCCCTCAGGGAATGAACGGAGAGCCTGGGATCAAAGGACACATTGGCTACCCTGGTCATAAAGGCGAGGTGGGTGCAAAGGGTCCTATCGGCAATCCCGGCCCAATGGGGGACCGAGGGGTTAAGGGAGATATGGGCGAGATCGGTCAACAAGGTGAGGCTGGGAATAAAGGCGAGCGAGGTTTGAAAGGACATTATGGTTTCCCTGGACACAAAGGCGAGAATGGGGGGCCGGGTGCCAAGGGGGTTAAAGGAGATCGAGGCTTTGGAGGCAATAATGGACAAAAGGGAGAGAAAGGAATGACGGGGGTGCCAGGTCCACTGGGACCTATTCCCACCACACAACCACCAACTACTGGAGCACTGACTACACAACCACCAACTGTCCCCTCTGAGAAGTGTGGTGGTCCTGGATGGAGGAAGGTGGCATTCATTGATATGACTAATACTAGCCAAAACTGCCCTCAAGGACTAACACTGACTAGCTACTCAAAACGATCATGTGGTCGAACACATACAAATGGCCAGGCTTGTTCATCAGTCACCTTTCCTGTTGGTGGGGGTCAATACAGTCGAGTGTGTGGGAGAGCTAAGGCTTATCACTGGGGGTACCTGAATTCCTTTCTTGCGTATAACCGTAACTCACGTGGTATCAATGCACAGTACGTTGCTGGACTAAGCTTCACTCATGGAACACCCAGGACACACATTTGGACATTTGCAGCTGGTTTATATCAAGCAAACAGTAGTAATAATTTCTTTTTTGGATATGGATACGTTCACTGCCCTTGTAACCCAGGCAACACCTACAGCTCCCCTCCTTTTGTTGGTAATGACTATTTCTGTGAGAGTGGCCCAAGCTCTCGTTCTGCAATTGGACCTAACATATTTTACCCTGATGATCCACTCTGGGATGGTCAGGGCTGTATCCATGGCAACCCGTGCTGTTCGTTAAACAACCCACCGTGGTTTAATAAAACACTACCAACCCCCACAACTGGTGACATTGAAATGAGAATGTGTATGTGGGAAGCTGCATCTCGAGCTAACATAGCTCTTGAACAAATGGAACTATACGTCTACTGA
- the LOC135336569 gene encoding collagen alpha-1(XXIII) chain-like, producing MDTLKRLTRQSGSSQSATDLLADALAELIEKKLYTIMDCARDDADNLTDCSLKPGPKGDKGCLGDQGPQGMNGERGVKGHIGCPGHKGEVGPKGPIGDPGPMGHRGVKGDMGEIGSQGEAGVKGERGMKGHYGFPGHKGESGRPGAKGVKGDRGFGGNNGQKGEKGMTGVPGPLGPIAATIPSERCGGPGWRKVASIDMTNTSQNCPQGLTLTGYSKRSCGRTHTDWRNCSSVTFPVGCDQYSRVCGRAKAYHWGLLHSFYGYHHESHDINAQYVNGLSFTHGTPRTHIWTFAAGAYQANSSDTFFDPEYRDFHCPCNPGNTYGSPPFVCNDYFCECSI from the coding sequence atggacacactaaaacGACTAACTCGACAATCTGGCTCCTCTCAAAGTGCTACTGATCTACTTGCTGATGCTCTGGCAGAACTAATTGAAAAGAAACTCTACACTATAATGGACTGTGCTAGAGATGACGCTGATAATTTAACTGACTGTTCGCTCAAGCCAGGCCCAAAGGGGGACAAGGGATGCCTGGGTGATCAAGGCCCTCAGGGAATGAACGGAGAGCGTGGGGTCAAAGGACACATCGGCTGCCCTGGTCATAAAGGGGAAGTGGGTCCAAAGGGTCCTATCGGTGATCCCGGCCCAATGGGGCACCGAGGAGTTAAAGGAGATATGGGCGAGATCGGTTCACAAGGTGAGGCGGGGGTTAAAGGTGAGCGAGGTATGAAAGGACATTATGGTTTCCCTGGACACAAAGGCGAGAGTGGCAGGCCGGGTGCCAAGGGGGTTAAAGGAGATCGAGGCTTTGGAGGCAATAATGGACAAAAGGGAGAGAAAGGAATGACGGGGGTGCCAGGTCCACTGGGACCTATTGCCGCTACCATTCCCTCTGAGAGGTGTGGTGGTCCTGGATGGAGGAAGGTGGCATCCATTGATATGACTAATACTAGCCAAAACTGCCCTCAAGGACTAACACTGACTGGCTACTCAAAACGATCATGTGGTCGAACACATACAGATTGGAGAAATTGTTCATCGGTCACCTTTCCTGTTGGTTGTGATCAATACAGTCGAGTGTGTGGGAGAGCTAAGGCTTATCACTGGGGGCTCCTGCATTCCTTTTATGGGTATCACCATGAATCACATGATATCAATGCACAGTACGTTAATGGACTAAGCTTCACTCATGGAACACCCAGGACACACATTTGGACATTTGCAGCTGGTGCATATCAAGCAAACAGTAGTGATACTTTCTTTGATCCAGAATATAGAGACTTTCACTGCCCTTGTAACCCAGGCAACACGTACGGCTCCCCTCCTTTTGTTTGTAATGACTATTTCTGTGAGTGCAGTATCTAA
- the LOC135336508 gene encoding collagen alpha-1(XVII) chain-like: MYSTKMGSNVKIIGISVAAFVLLTITLYGGLSFAVWNLHTQSVSLKYENANLQNQISELRGFVRANPNPHSSDEATVMDTLKRLTRQSGSSQSATDLLADALAELIEKKLYTIMDCARDDADNLTDCSLKPGPKGDKGCLGDQGKEGPQGINGEPGVKGHIGYPGHKGEVGPKGPIGNPGPMGHRGVKGDMGEIGQRGEAGVKGEQGMKGHYGFPGHKGESGGPGAKGVKGDQGFRGNKGRKGEKGMTGMQGSPGPIATTDPSEACGGPGWRKVAFIDMTNTSQNCPQGLTQTGYSKRSCGRTHTNLYDCSSVTFPVGGRQYSRVCGRAKAYQWGEMNSFYGYNRDSRGINEQYVDGLSFAHGTPRTHIWTFAGGRYQANSSDTSNRILRCPCNLGNTYGSPPFVGNDYFCESGVSSRSGQKYQGFFSDDPLWDGQGCIHGNPCCQFPSWFRKTLPTPTTDNIEMRMCMYGDRRYTNIALEQMELYVY, translated from the coding sequence atgtacagcacaaaGATGGGCTCGAATGTGAAGATTATCGGTATCTCAGTGGCAGCGTTTGTGCTACTGACAATCACACTATACGGAGGTCTATCGTTTGCTGTGTGGAATCTACATACCCAAAGTGTGAGTCTAAAGTATGAGAATGCAAACCTACAGAATCAAATTTCTGAATTACGAGGCTTTGTCAGAGCTAATCCAAACCCCCACTCGAGTGATGAAGCCACGGTGATGGACACACTAAAGCGACTAACTCGACAATCCGGCTCCTCTCAAAGTGCTACTGATCTACTTGCTGATGCTCTGGCAGAACTAATTGAAAAGAAACTCTACACTATAATGGACTGTGCTAGAGATGACGCTGATAATTTAACCGACTGTTCGCTCAAGCCAGGCCCAAAGGGGGACAAGGGATGCCTGGGTGATCAAGGTAAAGAAGGCCCTCAGGGAATAAACGGAGAGCCTGGGGTCAAAGGACACATCGGCTACCCTGGTCATAAAGGGGAGGTGGGTCCAAAGGGTCCTATCGGCAATCCTGGCCCAATGGGGCACCGAGGGGTTAAAGGAGATATGGGCGAGATCGGTCAACGTGGTGAGGCGGGGGTTAAAGGCGAGCAAGGTATGAAAGGACATTATGGTTTCCCTGGACACAAAGGCGAGAGTGGCGGGCCGGGTGCCAAGGGGGTTAAAGGTGATCAAGGCTTTAGAGGCAATAAAGGACGAAAAGGAGAAAAAGGAATGACAGGGATGCAAGGTTCACCGGGACCTATTGCCACAACCGATCCCTCTGAGGCGTGTGGTGGTCCTGGATGGAGGAAGGTGGCATTCATTGATATGACTAATACTAGCCAAAACTGCCCTCAAGGACTAACACAGACTGGCTACTCAAAACGATCATGTGGTCGAACACATACAAATTTATACGATTGTTCATCAGTCACCTTTCCTGTTGGTGGGCGTCAATACAGTCGAGTGTGTGGGAGAGCTAAGGCTTATCAGTGGGGTGAAATGAATTCCTTTTATGGGTATAACCGTGACTCACGTGGTATCAATGAACAGTATGTTGATGGACTAAGCTTCGCTCATGGAACACCCAGGACACACATTTGGACATTTGCAGGTGGTCGTTATCAAGCAAACAGTAGTGATACTAGCAATAGAATCCTTCGTTGTCCTTGTAACCTAGGAAACACTTACGGCTCCCCTCCTTTTGTCGGTAATGACTATTTCTGTGAGAGTGGCGTAAGCTCTCGTTCTGGACAGAAATACCAAGGGTTTTTTTCTGATGATCCACTCTGGGATGGTCAGGGGTGTATTCATGGCAACCCGTGCTGTCAATTCCCATCGTGGTTTAGGAAAACACTACCAACCCCCACAACTGATAATATTGAAATGAGAATGTGCATGTATGGTGATCGAAGATATACTAACATAGCTCTTGAACAAATGGAACTATATGTCTACTGA
- the LOC135336625 gene encoding enolase-like isoform X1 encodes MVMMWSETIVDPYVAMTTKPGRPMQTSWKKLCSSDHPTRQLLRQAVRGQTTGQSLTASTDIQIVGDDLLVTNPKRIKTGIEKKACNALLLKEVGVVEFPGTLNYKLCPLTPQLLGCVCRGRCG; translated from the exons ATGGTGATG ATGTGGAGCGAGACCATTGTAGACCCTTATGTTGCCATGACTACTAAACCTGGTCGTCCAATGCAGACTAGCTGGAAGAAACTGTGCTCCTCCGATCATCCCACCAGACAACTcttgag ACAAGCTGTCAGAGGTCAGACAACTGGGCAGAGTTTAACGGCTAGTACAGATATACAGATTGTTGGTGATGACCTCCTCGTGACAAATCCCAAGAGGATTAAGACTGGGATTGAGAAGAAAGCTTGCAACGCTCTACTGCTGAAG gaagtgggtgtggttgagTTTCCTGGGACACTGAATTACAAGCTTTGCCCTTTGACCCCTCAGCTCCTCGGCTGTGTGTGTCGGGGGAGGTGTGGGTGA
- the LOC135336625 gene encoding enolase-like isoform X2 produces the protein MWSETIVDPYVAMTTKPGRPMQTSWKKLCSSDHPTRQLLRQAVRGQTTGQSLTASTDIQIVGDDLLVTNPKRIKTGIEKKACNALLLKEVGVVEFPGTLNYKLCPLTPQLLGCVCRGRCG, from the exons ATGTGGAGCGAGACCATTGTAGACCCTTATGTTGCCATGACTACTAAACCTGGTCGTCCAATGCAGACTAGCTGGAAGAAACTGTGCTCCTCCGATCATCCCACCAGACAACTcttgag ACAAGCTGTCAGAGGTCAGACAACTGGGCAGAGTTTAACGGCTAGTACAGATATACAGATTGTTGGTGATGACCTCCTCGTGACAAATCCCAAGAGGATTAAGACTGGGATTGAGAAGAAAGCTTGCAACGCTCTACTGCTGAAG gaagtgggtgtggttgagTTTCCTGGGACACTGAATTACAAGCTTTGCCCTTTGACCCCTCAGCTCCTCGGCTGTGTGTGTCGGGGGAGGTGTGGGTGA
- the LOC135336625 gene encoding enolase-like isoform X3 encodes MVMMWSETIVDPYVAMTTKPGRPMQTSWKKLCSSDHPTRQLLRQAVRGQTTGQSLTASTDIQIVGDDLLVTNPKRIKTGIEKKACNALLLKLLGCVCRGRCG; translated from the exons ATGGTGATG ATGTGGAGCGAGACCATTGTAGACCCTTATGTTGCCATGACTACTAAACCTGGTCGTCCAATGCAGACTAGCTGGAAGAAACTGTGCTCCTCCGATCATCCCACCAGACAACTcttgag ACAAGCTGTCAGAGGTCAGACAACTGGGCAGAGTTTAACGGCTAGTACAGATATACAGATTGTTGGTGATGACCTCCTCGTGACAAATCCCAAGAGGATTAAGACTGGGATTGAGAAGAAAGCTTGCAACGCTCTACTGCTGAAG CTCCTCGGCTGTGTGTGTCGGGGGAGGTGTGGGTGA